The following coding sequences lie in one Sorghum bicolor cultivar BTx623 chromosome 6, Sorghum_bicolor_NCBIv3, whole genome shotgun sequence genomic window:
- the LOC8064489 gene encoding uncharacterized protein LOC8064489 isoform X2 codes for MIAAAAAAAAGAATAFPFVSTALFHRPRLRPSCPRRAAAGPSSSWEEREDARWLREEQRWLREEQRWLREESRWRAEREALLAEVAALRLRLRALEGTHPADHLAVVSVDAVVASPAPQPRPALVEEVEVRKEVVVVEEKKVAVAAKAEAGSGAGDSSKSRRTLRAGAEGEDVRAMQEALLKLGFYSGEEDMEYSSFSSGTERAVKTWQSTVGTSENGVMTSELLEWLFSGKTGEDAKTKDGTNGAAVPSVTGIAEVQKTVITENGVAGAGVSEHRVFLLGENRWEDPTRLTQNKKPVSTGTTASTKACISCRGEGRLMCLECDGTGEPNIEPQFLEWVGEDTKCPYCEGLGSILCDVCDGKKVMAS; via the exons atgatcgccgccgccgccgcagcagcagcaggcgcggCCACCGCCTTCCCGTTCGTCTCCACCGCCTTATTCCACCGCCCGCGGCTCCGGCCCAGCtgcccgcgccgcgccgccgccgggcccTCGTCGTCCTGGGAGGAGCGCGAGGACGCGCGGTGGCTCCGCGAGGAGCAGCGCTGGCTGCGGGAGGAGCAGCGGTGGCTCCGCGAGGAGTCGCGCTGGCGCGCCGAGCGCGAGGCGCTCCTCGCCGAGGTCGCCGCGCTGCGGCTCCGCCTCCGCGCGCTCGAGGGCACTCACCCTGCTGATCACCTCGCGGTCGTCTCCGTTGACGCCGTGGTGGCCTCGCCCGCGCCGCAGCCCAGGCCGGCGCTCGTCGAGGAGGTCGAGGTGAggaaggaggtggtggtggtcgaggagaagaaggtggcggtggcggccaaGGCCGAGGCGGGGAGCGGCGCCGGTGACAGCAGCAAGAGCAGGAGGACGCTGAGGGCGGGGGCCGAGGGCGAGGACGTGCGCGCGATGCAG GAAGCTTTGCTGAAGCTCGGTTTTTACTCGGGCGAGGAAGACATGGAGTACTCTAGTTTCTCATCTGGCACCGAGCGAGCTGTCAAGACATGGCAG TCAACGGTTGGAACTTCAGAGAACGGAGTGATGACGTCGGAGCTACTTGAGTGGCTATTCTCAGGGAAGACTGGGGAAGATGCGAAAACGAAA GATGGCACAAACGGAGCAGCTGTTCCTTCTGTAACAGGGATTGCGGAGGTTCAGAAAACTGTGATTACAGAAAATGGTGTCGCCGGagctggggtctccgaacacagagtGTTTCTTCTTGGTGAAAACAGGTGGGAAGACCCAACCAGACTGACGCAAAATAAAAAACCAGTCAGCACCGGCACTACTGCATCAACCAAGGCATGCATCTCTTGTCGAGGTGAAGGGCGCCTCATGTGCTTAG AATGTGATGGAACAGGTGAGCCGAACATTGAACCGCAG TTCTTGGAGTGGGTCGGTGAAGATACAAAGTGCCCATACTGTGAAGGACTTGGTTCCattttatgtgatgtttgtgatGGAAAGAAAGTAATGGCAAGTTAA
- the LOC8064488 gene encoding beta-glucosidase 18 isoform X1: MHAGGMAAAGSWPRASARRLLLAGAYYSLLWLLDLPWATAAVRRSDFPASFLFGTATSSYQIEGAYLEGNKSLSNWDVFTHAPGRIKDRSTGDVADDHYHRYEEDIELMHSLGTNAYRFSISWARVLPKGRFGKVNPAGIAFYNKLIDSLLLKGIEPFVTLTHYDTPQELEDRYGAWLSAEARRDFGHLADVCFAAFGDRVKYWSTFNEPNVVVTRGYMVGTYPPERCSPPLGSCARGNSDAEPYVATHNVVLAHATAVEIYKRKYQSKQKGMIGIVMSALWLVPLTDTPVDRLATERALAFDAPWFLDPIIYGDYPPEMRQLLGSKLPTFSPEERRKLGYKLDFIGINHYTTLYAKDCMFSSGCPSSGQEIHHALAAFTGERNGIPIGPPTAMPKFYFVPDGIEKMVTYIMKRYNNLPMFITENGYAQGGDSYTNVEDWLDDQGRIQYLDGYLTKLAKVIRDGADVRGYFVWSLIDNFEWLYGYTLRFGLHYVDYQTQERKPKSSALWYKRFLQSFVEAQ; this comes from the exons ATGCACGCCGGCGGCATGGCGGCGGCCGGTAGCTGGCCCAGGGCCAGTGCGCGGCGGCTCTTGCTCGCCGGCGCTTATTATTCGCTCCTGTGGCTGCTGGATCTCCCTTGGGCCACGGCGGCGGTCCGCAGGAGCGACTTCCCGGCGTCGTTCCTCTTCGGCACCGCCACCTCCTCCTACCAG ATCGAAGGTGCGTACCTCGAGGGCAACAAAAGCTTAAGCAACTGGGATGTCTTCACTCATGCACCTG GAAGAATCAAAGACAGAAGCACCGGAGATGTtgcggatgatcactatcatcgTTACGAG GAAGACATTGAGCTCATGCACTCCCTCGGCACGAACGCCTACAGATTCTCGATATCATGGGCCAGAGTTCTTCCAA AAGGAAGATTTGGCAAAGTCAACCCAGCAGGCATCGCGTTCTACAACAAACTCATCGATTCTCTCCTGCTCAAAG GAATAGAGCCATTCGTGACGCTGACCCACTACGACACCCCGCAAGAGCTGGAGGACAGGTACGGGGCGTGGCTCAGCGCCGAGGCGCGGCGCGACTTCGGCCACCTGGCGGACGTGTGCTTCGCGGCGTTCGGCGACCGCGTCAAGTACTGGAGCACCTTCAACGAGCCCAACGTGGTGGTGACCAGGGGCTACATGGTCGGCACCTACCCGCCGGAGCGCTGCTCGCCGCCGCTGGGCTCCTGCGCCCGGGGGAACTCCGACGCCGAGCCCTACGTCGCCACGCACAACGTCGTCCTCGCCCACGCCACCGCCGTCGAGATCTACAAGAGGAAGTACCAG AGCAAGCAGAAAGGCATGATCGGCATTGTGATGTCCGCCCTCTGGTTGGTGCCGCTGACGGACACGCCAGTGGACCGGCTGGCGACCGAACGGGCACTGGCCTTCGACGCTCCATG GTTTCTTGATCCGATAATCTACGGAGACTACCCTCCGGAGATGCGACAGCTGCTGGGCTCCAAGCTGCCGACCTTCTCgccggaggagaggaggaagctGGGTTACAAGCTGGACTTCATCGGGATCAACCACTACACGACGCTGTACGCCAAGGACTGCATGTTCTCGTCAGGCTGCCCGTCGTCGGGGCAGGAGATCCATCATGCGCTGGCGGCCTTCACCGGAGAAAGAAATGGAATTCCAATCGGACCCCCG ACAGCGATGCCAAAGTTCTACTTTGTTCCTGATGGGATAGAGAAAATGGTCACCTACATCATGAAGAGATACAACAATCTTCCCATGTTCATTACCGAAAATG GTTATGCACAAGGTGGAGATAGTTATACCAATGTCGAAGATTGGCTTGACGACCAGGGCAGGATACAGTACCTCGATGGTTACCTCACAAAACTTGCCAAAGTCATCAG GGACGGCGCCGATGTTCGTGGCTACTTCGTCTGGTCTCTCATTGACAATTTTGAGTGGTTATACGGGTACACCCTCCGCTTTGGGCTTCACTACGTTGACTACCAAACACAGGAAAGAAAGCCCAAGTCATCCGCGCTCTGGTACAAACGGTTTCTCCAAAGTTTTGTTGAAGCTCAGTAG
- the LOC8064489 gene encoding uncharacterized protein LOC8064489 isoform X1: MIAAAAAAAAGAATAFPFVSTALFHRPRLRPSCPRRAAAGPSSSWEEREDARWLREEQRWLREEQRWLREESRWRAEREALLAEVAALRLRLRALEGTHPADHLAVVSVDAVVASPAPQPRPALVEEVEVRKEVVVVEEKKVAVAAKAEAGSGAGDSSKSRRTLRAGAEGEDVRAMQEALLKLGFYSGEEDMEYSSFSSGTERAVKTWQTYYPAHYITLMLRDDTMIRTLFQSTVGTSENGVMTSELLEWLFSGKTGEDAKTKDGTNGAAVPSVTGIAEVQKTVITENGVAGAGVSEHRVFLLGENRWEDPTRLTQNKKPVSTGTTASTKACISCRGEGRLMCLECDGTGEPNIEPQFLEWVGEDTKCPYCEGLGSILCDVCDGKKVMAS; encoded by the exons atgatcgccgccgccgccgcagcagcagcaggcgcggCCACCGCCTTCCCGTTCGTCTCCACCGCCTTATTCCACCGCCCGCGGCTCCGGCCCAGCtgcccgcgccgcgccgccgccgggcccTCGTCGTCCTGGGAGGAGCGCGAGGACGCGCGGTGGCTCCGCGAGGAGCAGCGCTGGCTGCGGGAGGAGCAGCGGTGGCTCCGCGAGGAGTCGCGCTGGCGCGCCGAGCGCGAGGCGCTCCTCGCCGAGGTCGCCGCGCTGCGGCTCCGCCTCCGCGCGCTCGAGGGCACTCACCCTGCTGATCACCTCGCGGTCGTCTCCGTTGACGCCGTGGTGGCCTCGCCCGCGCCGCAGCCCAGGCCGGCGCTCGTCGAGGAGGTCGAGGTGAggaaggaggtggtggtggtcgaggagaagaaggtggcggtggcggccaaGGCCGAGGCGGGGAGCGGCGCCGGTGACAGCAGCAAGAGCAGGAGGACGCTGAGGGCGGGGGCCGAGGGCGAGGACGTGCGCGCGATGCAG GAAGCTTTGCTGAAGCTCGGTTTTTACTCGGGCGAGGAAGACATGGAGTACTCTAGTTTCTCATCTGGCACCGAGCGAGCTGTCAAGACATGGCAG ACTTATTATCCTGCACACTATATTACATTGATGCTACGTGATGATACGATGATACGCACTCTCTTTCAGTCAACGGTTGGAACTTCAGAGAACGGAGTGATGACGTCGGAGCTACTTGAGTGGCTATTCTCAGGGAAGACTGGGGAAGATGCGAAAACGAAA GATGGCACAAACGGAGCAGCTGTTCCTTCTGTAACAGGGATTGCGGAGGTTCAGAAAACTGTGATTACAGAAAATGGTGTCGCCGGagctggggtctccgaacacagagtGTTTCTTCTTGGTGAAAACAGGTGGGAAGACCCAACCAGACTGACGCAAAATAAAAAACCAGTCAGCACCGGCACTACTGCATCAACCAAGGCATGCATCTCTTGTCGAGGTGAAGGGCGCCTCATGTGCTTAG AATGTGATGGAACAGGTGAGCCGAACATTGAACCGCAG TTCTTGGAGTGGGTCGGTGAAGATACAAAGTGCCCATACTGTGAAGGACTTGGTTCCattttatgtgatgtttgtgatGGAAAGAAAGTAATGGCAAGTTAA
- the LOC8064487 gene encoding beta-glucosidase 18 — MAGRARARRLMLAGALLLLLGLLDLPWATAAVRRSDFPASFLFGTATSSYQIEGAYLEGNKSLSNWDVFTHIPGRIEDGSTGDTADDHYHRFEDDVELMHSLGTNAYRFSISWARILPRGRFGQVNPEGIAFYNKLIDSLLLKGIEPFVTLAHYDIPQELVDRYGAWLSTEVQRDFGYLADVCFAAFGDRVKHWATFNEPNVAMTKGYMLGTYPPGRCSPPFGSCAQGNSDAEPYVATHNVVLSHATAVEIYKRKYQRKQKGMIGIVMAAFWFVPLTDTPVDRMATERALAFSVPWYLDPIVYGDYPPEMRQLLGSKLPTFSPVEKRKLGYKLDFIGINHYTTLYVKDCMFTSGCPSGQDIQYALAAYTGERNGIPIGPPTAMPLFFDVPDGIEKMVTYIMKRYNNLPMFITENGYAQGGVGYNQVEDWLDDQSRIQYLDGYLTKLAKVIRDGADVRGYFIWSLIDNFEWTYGYTLRFGLHYVDYQTQERKPKSSALWYKRFLQSLHEAQ; from the exons ATGGCGGGCAGGGCCAGGGCACGGCGGCTCATGCTCGCCGGGGCTTTATTGCTCCTCCTGGGGCTGCTGGATCTCCCATGGGCCACGGCGGCAGTCCGCCGGAGCGACTTCCCGGCGTCGTTCCTCTTCGGCACCGCCACCTCCTCCTACCAG ATCGAAGGTGCGTACCTCGAGGGCAACAAAAGCTTAAGCAACTGGGATGTCTTCACTCACATACCAG GAAGAATCGAAGATGGAAGCACCGGGGATACcgcggatgatcactatcatcgTTTCGAG GATGATGTTGAGCTCATGCACTCTCTCGGAACGAACGCCTACAGATTCTCGATATCATGGGCCAGAATTCTTCCAA GAGGAAGATTCGGCCAAGTCAACCCGGAAGGCATCGCTTTCTACAACAAACTCATTGATTCACTCCTGCTCAAAG gaaTAGAGCCATTCGTGACGCTGGCCCACTACGACATCCCACAAGAGCTGGTGGACAGGTACGGTGCGTGGCTCAGCACCGAGGTCCAGCGCGACTTCGGCTACCTGGCGGACGTGTGCTTCGCGGCGTTCGGCGACCGCGTCAAGCACTGGGCCACCTTCAACGAGCCCAACGTCGCCATGACCAAGGGCTACATGCTCGGCACCTACCCGCCGGGCCGCTGCTCGCCGCCGTTCGGCTCCTGCGCCCAGGGAAACTCCGACGCCGAGCCCTACGTCGCCACGCACAACGTCGTCCTGTCCCACGCCACCGCCGTTGAGATTTACAAGAGGAAGTACCAG AGGAAGCAGAAGGGCATGATTGGCATTGTGATGGCCGCCTTCTGGTTCGTTCCACTGACGGACACACCTGTGGACCGGATGGCGACTGAACGGGCATTGGCCTTCAGCGTTCCATG GTATCTTGATCCGATAGTCTACGGCGACTACCCACCGGAGATGCGACAGCTCCTGGGCTCCAAGCTGCCGACCTTCTCGCCGGTGGAGAAGAGGAAGCTGGGTTACAAGCTGGACTTCATCGGGATCAACCACTACACGACGCTGTACGTGAAGGACTGCATGTTCACGTCAGGTTGCCCATCGGGACAGGATATCCAATACGCGTTGGCGGCCTACACCGGAGAAAGAAATGGAATTCCCATCGGACCTCCA ACAGCGATGCCACTGTTCTTCGATGTTCCTGACGGGATAGAGAAGATGGTCACCTACATCATGAAGAGATACAACAATCTACCCATGTTCATAACCGAAAATG GTTATGCACAAGGTGGAGTTGGTTACAACCAAGTCGAAGATTGGCTTGACGACCAGAGTAGGATACAGTACCTCGATGGTTACCTCACAAAACTTGCCAAAGTTATCAG GGACGGCGCCGACGTTCGAGGTTACTTCATCTGGTCTCTCATTGACAATTTTGAGTGGACATACGGATACACCCTCCGCTTTGGGCTTCACTATGTTGACTACCAAACACAGGAAAGAAAGCCCAAGTCATCCGCGCTCTGGTACAAACGGTTCCTCCAAAGTTTACATGAAGCTCAATAG
- the LOC8064488 gene encoding beta-glucosidase 18 isoform X2, whose amino-acid sequence MHAGGMAAAGSWPRASARRLLLAGAYYSLLWLLDLPWATAAVRRSDFPASFLFGTATSSYQIEGAYLEGNKSLSNWDVFTHAPGRIKDRSTGDVADDHYHRYEEDIELMHSLGTNAYRFSISWARVLPKGRFGKVNPAGIAFYNKLIDSLLLKGIEPFVTLTHYDTPQELEDRYGAWLSAEARRDFGHLADVCFAAFGDRVKYWSTFNEPNVVVTRGYMVGTYPPERCSPPLGSCARGNSDAEPYVATHNVVLAHATAVEIYKRKYQSKQKGMIGIVMSALWLVPLTDTPVDRLATERALAFDAPW is encoded by the exons ATGCACGCCGGCGGCATGGCGGCGGCCGGTAGCTGGCCCAGGGCCAGTGCGCGGCGGCTCTTGCTCGCCGGCGCTTATTATTCGCTCCTGTGGCTGCTGGATCTCCCTTGGGCCACGGCGGCGGTCCGCAGGAGCGACTTCCCGGCGTCGTTCCTCTTCGGCACCGCCACCTCCTCCTACCAG ATCGAAGGTGCGTACCTCGAGGGCAACAAAAGCTTAAGCAACTGGGATGTCTTCACTCATGCACCTG GAAGAATCAAAGACAGAAGCACCGGAGATGTtgcggatgatcactatcatcgTTACGAG GAAGACATTGAGCTCATGCACTCCCTCGGCACGAACGCCTACAGATTCTCGATATCATGGGCCAGAGTTCTTCCAA AAGGAAGATTTGGCAAAGTCAACCCAGCAGGCATCGCGTTCTACAACAAACTCATCGATTCTCTCCTGCTCAAAG GAATAGAGCCATTCGTGACGCTGACCCACTACGACACCCCGCAAGAGCTGGAGGACAGGTACGGGGCGTGGCTCAGCGCCGAGGCGCGGCGCGACTTCGGCCACCTGGCGGACGTGTGCTTCGCGGCGTTCGGCGACCGCGTCAAGTACTGGAGCACCTTCAACGAGCCCAACGTGGTGGTGACCAGGGGCTACATGGTCGGCACCTACCCGCCGGAGCGCTGCTCGCCGCCGCTGGGCTCCTGCGCCCGGGGGAACTCCGACGCCGAGCCCTACGTCGCCACGCACAACGTCGTCCTCGCCCACGCCACCGCCGTCGAGATCTACAAGAGGAAGTACCAG AGCAAGCAGAAAGGCATGATCGGCATTGTGATGTCCGCCCTCTGGTTGGTGCCGCTGACGGACACGCCAGTGGACCGGCTGGCGACCGAACGGGCACTGGCCTTCGACGCTCCATGGTAG